The following coding sequences lie in one Methylotenera versatilis 301 genomic window:
- the rlmD gene encoding 23S rRNA (uracil(1939)-C(5))-methyltransferase RlmD: protein MARHARNRNKPPAILETKHATIESLDQEGRGVAHVEGKTIFIDGALPNEKVTYQSIRIKPSYEVANVVDVLKQSNQRVTPKCPHFGLCGGCKLQHLDFAAQVAAKQRLLENDLWHIGKVKAENMLPPLYGPTWGYRHKARLSVKYVEKKERVLVGFNEKATRYVADMNSCEVLVPEVSALIEPLQHMILHLSIRDKLPQIELAVGEADLEAEKDYPVIVLILRIMEALNPDDEALLTNFADTHAVQIWTQTKGPDTITPFYPLAGSALKYSLPEFDLTYPFKPNEFTQVNPHINRVMLRRAMQLLAPQQNERIADFFCGIGNFTLPIAHSGAQVLGLEGLANLVDRANESAALNNIKHVKFGVADLFKMTESSLAELGHFDKWLVDPPRDGAFELVKAITPETAPKLIVYVSCNPATLARDAGVLVNEKGYTLAAAGVINMFPHTAHVESIALFKLT from the coding sequence ATGGCACGACACGCTAGAAATCGCAATAAACCCCCAGCCATCCTCGAAACAAAACATGCGACGATTGAGTCGCTAGATCAAGAAGGGCGCGGTGTCGCACATGTCGAGGGTAAAACCATTTTTATTGATGGCGCACTGCCCAATGAAAAAGTTACTTATCAATCCATCCGCATTAAGCCGAGTTATGAAGTTGCCAATGTTGTTGATGTGTTAAAGCAATCCAACCAACGTGTGACGCCTAAATGCCCGCATTTTGGATTGTGTGGCGGCTGTAAATTGCAGCATTTAGATTTTGCAGCGCAAGTGGCGGCAAAGCAGCGGTTACTTGAAAATGACTTATGGCATATCGGCAAAGTAAAGGCCGAGAACATGCTACCGCCTTTATATGGCCCTACCTGGGGCTACCGCCACAAAGCGCGTTTAAGCGTTAAATATGTAGAAAAAAAAGAACGTGTATTGGTCGGTTTTAATGAAAAAGCCACACGATACGTGGCAGATATGAATTCATGCGAGGTGTTAGTGCCAGAAGTTTCTGCACTGATAGAGCCATTGCAGCATATGATTTTGCATCTCAGCATACGCGATAAGTTACCGCAAATTGAGCTGGCAGTTGGCGAAGCTGATTTAGAAGCAGAAAAAGATTACCCCGTGATTGTGCTGATATTGCGCATTATGGAAGCACTCAATCCAGATGATGAAGCATTACTAACAAACTTTGCTGATACACACGCTGTACAGATTTGGACACAGACCAAAGGCCCTGACACGATTACACCATTTTATCCATTGGCTGGCTCAGCGCTTAAATACAGCCTGCCAGAGTTCGATTTAACTTACCCGTTCAAGCCTAATGAGTTTACGCAAGTGAACCCACACATCAACCGAGTCATGTTACGCCGCGCGATGCAGTTATTAGCCCCACAACAAAATGAACGAATCGCAGACTTTTTCTGTGGAATCGGCAATTTCACTTTACCAATTGCCCACAGTGGTGCTCAGGTGTTAGGGCTAGAAGGTTTAGCGAATTTAGTCGATAGGGCGAATGAAAGTGCCGCCCTAAATAATATCAAGCATGTTAAGTTTGGTGTTGCCGATTTATTTAAAATGACAGAATCAAGCTTAGCCGAACTTGGCCATTTTGATAAATGGTTAGTAGACCCACCACGCGATGGTGCTTTTGAATTAGTCAAAGCAATTACACCTGAAACCGCACCAAAATTAATTGTCTACGTATCATGTAACCCAGCCACACTGGCGCGTGATGCTGGCGTATTAGTCAATGAAAAAGGCTATACCCTCGCTGCTGCAGGTGTAATTAATATGTTTCCACATACAGCCCATGTAGAATCTATTGCTCTGTTTAAACTTACTTAG
- a CDS encoding 3'-5' exonuclease, with the protein MTPTLVFDIETIPDTDGLRVLYNLPPETSADDVANIALHQRRQQNGTDFLPLHQHRICAISCALREGNNFKVWTLGDADATEAEIIQRFFDGIDKFTPQIISWNGSGFDLPVLHYRGLIHGINASRYWDLGEDDKEFKWNNYISRYHMRHLDLMDVMAMYNARANAPLDDLAKLCGFPGKLGMDGSKVWDAYKAGKIEEIRNYCETDVANTHLVFLRFQLMRGNLTQAAYETEIKLVRETLTSYSAPHWTEFLAAW; encoded by the coding sequence ATGACGCCTACCTTAGTATTTGATATCGAGACCATTCCTGATACGGATGGCCTGCGAGTTTTGTATAACCTGCCACCTGAAACTTCAGCAGACGATGTTGCCAATATCGCCTTGCATCAACGACGCCAGCAGAATGGCACAGATTTTTTACCATTGCATCAACACCGAATTTGCGCCATTTCATGTGCACTGCGCGAAGGTAATAACTTCAAAGTTTGGACCCTCGGCGATGCGGATGCCACAGAAGCTGAAATTATCCAGCGTTTTTTTGATGGCATCGATAAATTCACCCCGCAAATCATCTCTTGGAATGGCAGTGGCTTTGATTTGCCAGTGCTGCATTATCGCGGACTGATACACGGCATTAACGCTAGTCGTTATTGGGATTTGGGCGAAGACGACAAAGAATTCAAATGGAATAACTACATTAGCCGTTACCACATGCGCCATTTAGATTTAATGGATGTAATGGCAATGTACAACGCACGTGCCAATGCACCCTTGGATGATTTGGCTAAACTGTGCGGCTTTCCAGGTAAGCTAGGTATGGATGGCAGTAAGGTGTGGGATGCTTATAAAGCAGGAAAAATTGAAGAAATCCGCAATTACTGCGAGACGGATGTTGCTAATACACACTTGGTATTTTTACGATTTCAACTTATGCGCGGCAACCTGACACAAGCAGCGTATGAAACAGAAATTAAGCTTGTTCGTGAGACATTGACTAGTTACAGCGCACCGCATTGGACTGAGTTTCTAGCCGCTTGGTAG
- a CDS encoding YdbL family protein: MQKLMSIFIVVMAIFLSSSLANAVPDLEVNTPAISAIKNSMQTRHNQLAPHYASGAIGLTKDGLIAVRDTTAVPLKDRQGINALVAAENADRNALYKEIAAGNGHPEWRGDIQGTFAGRWIDKAQSGWYYQSDSGWVKK, translated from the coding sequence ATGCAAAAACTAATGAGTATTTTTATAGTGGTGATGGCGATATTTTTATCGAGCAGCTTGGCAAATGCAGTGCCAGATCTAGAGGTTAACACGCCGGCGATTTCGGCGATTAAAAACAGTATGCAGACACGCCACAATCAGTTAGCACCGCATTATGCCAGTGGCGCTATAGGCCTCACTAAAGATGGCCTGATTGCGGTGCGTGATACGACGGCCGTGCCTCTAAAAGATAGACAAGGCATTAATGCGCTAGTGGCGGCTGAGAATGCCGATCGCAATGCTTTGTATAAAGAAATCGCCGCAGGTAATGGTCACCCAGAGTGGCGTGGCGATATTCAAGGCACATTTGCGGGTCGCTGGATAGATAAAGCGCAGAGCGGCTGGTATTATCAAAGTGACAGCGGTTGGGTGAAAAAATAG
- the cysM gene encoding cysteine synthase CysM has product MYKTLDDFVGNTPLVKLQRMAGNTSNTILLKLEGNNPAGSVKDRPAYSMITRAEARGDIKPGDTLIEATSGNTGIALAMVAAMRGYKMILVMPDNQSMERRQSMKAYGAELILTPKDGSMELARDVAMKLQAEGEGIVLDQFGNSDNPLAHYEGTGPEIWRDTGGKVTHFVSSMGTTGTIMGVSRYLKEQNPNIQIVGVQPEEGSQIPGIRKWPVEYLPEIYEASRVDELRYVNQKNAENITRKLATEEGVFAGISSGGALYTALQLSKELENAVIVTIVCDRGDRYLSTGVFPS; this is encoded by the coding sequence ATGTATAAAACATTAGATGATTTTGTCGGTAATACCCCCTTAGTTAAACTGCAGCGCATGGCTGGTAACACCAGCAACACAATATTACTCAAGCTCGAAGGCAATAATCCTGCAGGCTCAGTAAAAGATAGACCAGCTTACAGCATGATTACTAGGGCTGAGGCACGCGGCGATATTAAACCTGGCGATACGCTGATTGAAGCGACAAGTGGCAACACTGGCATTGCATTGGCGATGGTTGCGGCGATGCGCGGCTATAAAATGATATTAGTCATGCCAGACAACCAAAGTATGGAACGCCGCCAAAGCATGAAAGCTTATGGTGCAGAGCTGATATTAACGCCTAAAGATGGCAGCATGGAGCTTGCACGTGACGTGGCGATGAAGCTGCAAGCGGAAGGTGAGGGCATCGTATTAGATCAGTTTGGTAATAGTGATAATCCTCTTGCGCATTACGAAGGCACTGGCCCTGAGATTTGGCGCGATACTGGCGGGAAAGTGACGCATTTTGTATCGAGCATGGGCACCACAGGGACGATTATGGGCGTTTCACGCTATTTAAAAGAGCAAAATCCAAACATCCAAATTGTTGGCGTGCAGCCAGAAGAAGGCAGCCAGATTCCAGGTATTCGTAAGTGGCCAGTTGAATATTTACCTGAGATTTACGAGGCTAGCCGTGTGGATGAGTTGCGCTATGTGAATCAAAAAAATGCCGAAAATATCACTAGAAAGTTAGCTACTGAAGAGGGCGTATTCGCAGGAATCTCAAGTGGCGGTGCTTTATACACGGCGCTACAGCTTTCTAAAGAGCTAGAAAATGCAGTGATTGTCACTATTGTTTGCGATAGGGGTGATCGATACTTATCTACAGGCGTGTTTCCTTCGTAA
- a CDS encoding disulfide bond formation protein B — protein MKCEMLNKLLSGKRGYLLGFVACFGLVGLALAIQTHYQLNPCPLCISQRMVFMGLGVLFLIAAFIKPASILGKLFTLFQVLTALGGAGVAIRHWWLQAHRDTMIADCGVGFDYMFENFPLQKALKLVFRGTGDCASIDWTFLGLSIPQMALIAFISMAVYALYLAKLNK, from the coding sequence ATGAAATGTGAAATGTTAAATAAATTACTCAGCGGTAAACGCGGCTATTTGCTAGGTTTTGTGGCTTGTTTTGGCTTGGTCGGTTTGGCATTGGCGATACAAACGCACTATCAACTAAATCCTTGCCCACTATGCATATCACAGCGCATGGTATTTATGGGTTTGGGCGTACTATTTTTAATTGCGGCATTCATTAAACCGGCCTCTATTCTTGGTAAATTATTTACTTTATTCCAGGTGTTAACGGCTCTCGGTGGCGCTGGCGTGGCAATTAGACACTGGTGGTTACAAGCGCATCGCGACACGATGATTGCAGACTGCGGTGTTGGTTTCGACTATATGTTTGAGAATTTTCCATTACAAAAAGCGCTTAAATTGGTGTTTCGCGGAACAGGGGATTGCGCCTCAATCGATTGGACTTTTCTTGGCTTGAGCATACCGCAAATGGCGCTTATCGCCTTTATTAGCATGGCTGTTTATGCCTTGTATCTAGCTAAGCTCAATAAATAA
- the xseA gene encoding exodeoxyribonuclease VII large subunit, producing MTEPTLLNEKQIRNGKILTVSELNRLANQVLTQSFPLFWVSGEVSNLTRAASGHWYFSLKDSSAQVRCVMFKGRNSYLDWVPKEGDKVEARCTVTLYEARGDFQLTIEFLQRAGLGVLFEAFEKLKSKLQQEGLFDAAFKKSLPTHPKKIGIVTSPDAAALRDVLTTLKRRMPSIPIVIYPTPVQGKGVAIQIADAIQLANERAECDVLIICRGGGSIEDLWQFNEEIVARAIAECSIPTISGVGHETDFTICDFVADVRAATPTAAAELATPSRENILGALNQLKQQLSRMMQYQLNQRAQALDYLSRRLISPTQQIEQQKSQLAQMTLRLNTVMNQQVKNKQQNLLRASQNLTHLNPQAVLTRGYAFVQNKLGTIISSSQQLRQGDDVTLTFGAGSAEATIDKTNL from the coding sequence ATGACTGAACCTACTTTATTGAATGAAAAGCAAATTCGTAACGGGAAAATTTTGACCGTGAGCGAGCTAAATCGTTTAGCCAATCAGGTATTAACGCAAAGTTTTCCACTTTTCTGGGTGTCTGGTGAAGTTTCTAATCTGACGCGTGCAGCAAGTGGGCATTGGTACTTTTCACTTAAAGACAGCAGCGCTCAAGTACGCTGTGTGATGTTTAAAGGCCGTAACAGCTATTTAGATTGGGTGCCAAAAGAAGGTGATAAAGTTGAAGCACGTTGCACTGTCACGCTATACGAAGCACGCGGTGACTTTCAGCTCACCATCGAGTTTTTACAACGTGCGGGCTTGGGTGTGCTGTTTGAGGCGTTTGAAAAACTCAAATCCAAGCTTCAGCAAGAGGGTTTATTTGATGCGGCGTTTAAAAAATCACTACCAACGCATCCTAAAAAGATCGGCATAGTGACATCGCCAGATGCCGCAGCGTTACGCGATGTACTCACTACACTCAAACGCCGCATGCCTAGCATTCCGATTGTGATTTACCCCACGCCAGTGCAGGGTAAAGGTGTAGCAATACAGATCGCTGATGCCATTCAGTTGGCTAATGAGCGCGCTGAATGCGATGTGCTGATTATTTGTCGGGGCGGCGGTAGCATTGAAGACTTATGGCAATTCAACGAAGAAATCGTTGCTCGAGCTATTGCAGAATGCTCAATACCTACAATTAGTGGCGTCGGTCACGAAACCGACTTTACCATTTGCGACTTTGTAGCCGATGTACGTGCCGCAACGCCAACTGCTGCTGCCGAGCTAGCCACACCTTCTCGAGAAAACATTCTAGGCGCACTCAATCAACTAAAACAGCAGTTAAGCCGAATGATGCAATATCAGCTTAATCAGCGCGCGCAAGCGCTAGATTACTTATCACGTAGACTCATTTCACCGACTCAACAAATTGAACAGCAGAAATCGCAACTCGCGCAAATGACTTTGCGTTTGAATACTGTCATGAATCAGCAAGTAAAAAATAAACAGCAAAATTTATTACGTGCGAGCCAGAATTTAACCCACCTTAATCCACAAGCCGTGCTTACCCGCGGTTACGCTTTTGTACAAAATAAACTGGGAACGATTATCAGTTCAAGCCAGCAACTACGACAGGGAGACGATGTGACGCTGACATTCGGTGCTGGTTCTGCCGAAGCCACTATCGATAAGACAAATCTCTGA